The genomic region agcggactctggccattcaattatgaacttgtgaaactttaatattttcttcctccgaagcaggtttcaaactggagcttcgttcgattctaacagacaagcttcggtgatggttaaaaattttggcaggaaaacagtgcaaatagcaatgaatgctgtggtaacttcacacctactcgtctgtttatatagtgctgcaggtaagaaggcgaagcgccagagtttttacaccaggtgcacacccgcttgcgctcgctgcacggtggaccgcagggacaaacagtaaactctgcaaggtgggaccgctacgtgctgggaaattaaatcgtttctcgacaacgagctcagggaaggtgttttttggaccttcggctccccgaagcttaagagacttttttcacggatcaagctcgttacgaaaaacgatctagcaccgcgaaaggggctactgttgggtctatgcttcgtcgccgaaggtcttcaaggaagaagcggctttcggctgaagctgtttgcatgagatggccgaaggttcctttccatgaagcttcgacagtataaaccgacttaaagatagaatgactttttagtccatgaaggtctgagtcaatgttgtaagcttttataaggggcatacttgtaattcctcacaggctgcgtcctgtgcctataaatagtgaacagtattccgttgctgttcacgcattctggtattttTTGTAATCGCATCtgtcggaattcaaccttttgccaaggcaaaggtatttctgtattcaataattcaatatattaagcaATTATAATGTGATTTGTACACATTTTATTTGTCCTTctcataccttttattttatgttatcttataatttccgctgaaattttattacgaaggtttaagCTTCGTAACTATGCTCTTGTCAACCTTCGTTCGAAAACATTATTCTCaagagaataatgtttcatggacaaaggatgttaacatttaacattttatgttgccttgttcttaattcatagcatttaagtacaagtctccaacacgacgcttcgtcttcgtccctcccgcacgctcccgACAGAATGCTACAATTTTcgaaccagaccagcagttgcatctagttatatagaagttgcaatcacactagaccagcagttgcaattacaccagaccagcagttgcaattatatttttaacaaaatttcccagagttattcagtacttgcaatcacatcagagcaactcatcagttgcatccacaccacaccagtagttgcaattacaacacaccagcagttgcaatcattttgtttacatttttttaacagatatttgggtagaattatacagcagttgcaatcacacctaatgcggggttgcaatcacaccacaccagcagttgcaattacacctctttgtcctgacactaaaaccaaccaactttgcatagtcaaggtaaaagaggtaggcttcttcccttgtatcaaatgtttgccgtaccctggggacaaacacatcaagtatgtttgcatcctgcagaacaacacgcaatcatgagtttgcaattagcggatacccatagttgcaatcaacaagcaacaaacgttgcaactggagtAACAACACAACATGCAATGGTAATCAAGAAGTAAAAACAAAGACTtaagtttgcaattagaggatactCGCGGCGGGGGCAGGGAGGTGCACGTACAGGAGGGCTGAGGGCGTGCTCTTATGAGGAGACGTGCTCGGGGTGTTATTGcaccctgggtgcattcaatatagagaatgcacccaggtgcattttagtgccgccgtatatatatatatatatatatatatatatatatatatatatatatatatatatatatatatatatatatagtatttagagccctgggctctatttaactacaggaagccctgaccaggtgcgcagaccgcaccggaccctttttggtttattgtacctaactgtgcttacgctaaattataatacgagttatgctgatgtgtgtatcagtttatgcaaatatagtctgcgcatattacgtgcatCAGGCCCACGATCCGGCCCACGCGTTCACAATTATTCAGTCCCACGCCgacactataaaaacacccccacgccgccagggattaggttttagcggcgcggcggttccctcgggcgtgcgagcggcggtgATCCTGGGGGCCAGCAGCGGTGTCACCTCGAGGCAAGCGATCGACGGTGGCGCTCCACCAGGAACGAGCGATGGTGGCGCTCCACAGGGAGCTCGCCCGCCTCGCCGCCAGGTCCGTCGCGCGCCTGCCTGCTGGGGCTGGGCTCGACGGGAGCGGAACCGCCGAGGAGGCCGAGATGGCCGCCGCGCTCATGGACGTCGCGGCCGCcagcgccgccgcctccgccgccgtgTTCTCGACCGTCACGTCCGTGTCTGCCGCCGCGTCGTCGTGCTCGAACAAGAAGGCCCCGACggccttcatggctgctgccttcgccaagaagccggAGACGCCGACGACGGCCTATGTCGCGCAGGAGAAGCACGAGGAGCTTGAGCGATGCATCGACGAGTGCGAGAGCGGCAGCAAGGTGGTGTTCAGGAGCATTGTTCGGAATAGGGTTTCGTTGCTCAGCATCCATAGTCCGGCGATCTAGAGAATCGATCTCTCATATCAGTCGCCATCACAATTTAGTTAACGACTGTTGTATACTATGCTACATACGTATATATACAGTGTAAATACACGTTGAAACAATAGAGAATAAAAATATATATGTGCAGTTGGAAATAACACAGAAATTCAGTCAGCATGTATAGCCCCAGGGTAAATTATTAAAACTGTACTACTGTAATCATCAGGAGGGCATTATTTTAAATGTtgtatgatttacgctaaaattcacactcatttacgctgttttagctcacgttttacgctggaatccgcccgagcagaacccgcgaactgcggctataaattaaaatttatttccttctactaatgctcctcaaaccgtaactgtccctttatttacgcgattatgcatcacgtctttccttatatcaaaccggtcaagatttatataatgcatggtttatgctatcatgttacacattgttatgcagtcgtaaacggtttATTTACGCATCGTTATGCAGTTGTTAACCGCCGCCAATATCACAGATACGAACGTGGACGAGCGGCTGTAAATGAGAATTTGTTTCCTCACGTAACTGTGCCTTTATTTACGCGAACGTGAggcacgtctttccttatctcaaaccggtggatatttaaatgttgcatggtttacgctatcatgctacacagcgttatgcagtcgtaagcggtgtacacatggtaatattcgttcccgtgattcgtggcaaaagattccttctatgcatgatttatgcaCATTTCTACATATATTTATGCATGCGTATATTGCCTGTCATATGCATGGCTGACGCATGCTAGCGTACAGTGGGCCGACCGCGACCTGGTTGgcgtcctggctggggcttcccccactaacggaagcccagggcttccattacctcttccctatatatatatatatatatatatatatatatatatatatatatatatatatatatatatatatatatatatatatatatatatatatatatatatatatatatatatatatatatatatatatatatatatatatattgacaaTAAATAATATTATAACGATAATGACTGTATACTAACGACTGAATTAAAATAGAAAGAAGTTCAATTTATAAGGGGTCATTTGCTTGATTTGACGTGAATAGAACAACTTTAGAAAGGCTTGCAAGTTGCAACAGCTATATACTATACATATCTTTGAAAAGACTTGTCACGGCTATACATATTACTCAGGCAACAAGTGCACTGTTGCTAGACATACGTTTACAATCACCATGCAGTCAAGGTCCAGAGTCCAGACAACTGTGTGGCGAGGTAATCCCAAGTTCCCAACACACGCCCAATCAATGTGAATTTGCTAACGCAAACCGCAATCCTAAACAGCAAACCATGCCTCGCCACACGTTTTCTTCCGAATATAAAACAGCTACCAGGCCGCCACATGTTAGCTTTGCCATCTCAAATGAAATTGCCATCAGGTGTAGCAACAACAAAAGGCAACGCTATCACAAACCAAAACCAAAAAGAAAGGATGCCGATAAGTATTAAAACAAGCGAAGTTTCTAGCCCGCATAGAATGTCGAATTTGGAATGCCACTACCAAGTTCACTCGTCCACGATACAAAGCCAAAGCAATCCACAGACAGACAGGTTCTACCCTCAGTTCAAAGATGTGGCTAAACCATCTCATTCTAATAATTCCTATACAGCATCAGAAAACGACCATGTGCCTCACTCCTCACTTCCTCGTTAAAATAAAAACGGATTGGAAACAacttcatgccctgtgcaccccttgTTAACCATCCTGGATAAGATTGGGTGGTAGAAAAGCATTAGACAGACAACATTAGTGCCCAAATACAAGATAGCATGTCAAAGGAACTTCCAGGTAACCTCATCAGAAATCGTAGTCTTTAAGGTCTTTCTTGGAGTCGGCCAATTCCATCTCCACCATACACTCCTCTTGGCTGAGAGGCGGGAGCCCATTCTTGTGGCGTGTGTAGTTGTGTTTGTGCCACCCACTCTTGCAGTGCTCTCTGTAAAGCTTGTCCTCCACGAGTACATCACACTCCTTGCACCTTCTCTGTTGCTTGCCTTGTGCATTGCCCTGGCTTTCAGTAGAAATGCTCTGTTTCTGCATGGTCTCACTTATCTGAGCAACAGCATCAGGTTCCTTTACAGGAGCCGCGTGTGGCACTTCCACACTGTTGTGTTGTTCCACAGATGGGCCACTTTCTACGTGCGTGGAGACAGACAGCACTTCGACCCTCCCTTGGACATCCTTCAACCGCTCCTCACATGAGCGCAGAAGAGATGGCTCGATCTCGCATACCTGTAAAACATTATTCACAGTTACATGTAGTACAAATAACAATAAAggcttgttcggttaatcccgttacctATGGATTGGACGGGATTGGAAAAAAATTGAGAAGAAATTTAACTTGGTTGGGATTTAAACCCacacaatcccactcaatccacatggattgagagctaaccgaacaagccctaataaGGTTCAGCCCTGAGAAGGATTTTGCTTTCAGCAAATGATTAACTCAGCACCACCAAAAAATAGAAACACTAAAATAGGCTAAGCAGGCTTCATTGCTAAGTTCATCATGCAAGGAACACTGTATTACAATCAGGCTTCCACTTCTAATGTCCACATTATTTCTACAATCATGTGATCTAGGAAAAACCATAGAAAACAAGAACCAGTAGACTTACAATAGAAGGCTGAGTGCTCAATTCATCCTTTGAAATTATGGTAGCATTCCATCCGCCAATCTTCTCCGTAAGGCCTGGAAAATTGGGTTTTGGTGCAGTGAACCGCACCCTTAGCGGTGCACGCTTTATGGGGAAATGCTCTGTGAGCTTCTTGATAACTTTTAGAGCCTACAAGAATAAAGTAGCTTTAACTTACAGAGTGTGCCACAAAGTAGATACCCAAAGAATAGACTAGCAACAATCCACAGTCAGCGTGCCACACTAGCGTATAGAGGTGGTAATGggatctaaattttacactataaaatttaaggatagGATCGGATTAGGATCAGGCTCCATTCctattcatttttaaactaaaattaattaagggcTCAAACAAATCGTGAATAgacatttggatcgtgatccattaccacccctactagCGTATAGAGCGAGTTAGGACCTATTTGGACCTAGATGATACCCAAAGCCAAGTTCATGGACCCAAAAATAGCATTTGAGAGTAAGAGGGACCTAGGTGGCACCCCTTGCCAAGTTGAAGGACCGGCCTTAAATATAGGGGCCACATCAAGGTACACTCAGCAAGCCACGTCAATGTATAGAGTAGGTTAGGACCCATTTGGACCTGAATGATACCCAAAACCAAGTTCATGGACCCAGAACTAGCATTTTGAGAGTAGAGGGGCCTAGGTGACACCTCTTGCCATGACGACAAATTATCCTCTTATTCATGCATACACATATATACTGTGTTTCGTTTGGTTTATGTTAGCGCGTGCATGGTGTATAGATGGTCTATGTAGTGGTGCTACCAACGGCACTAGGCCAACTACCGTTAACTGCCATGCCTATGCCTGTACTGTCATCATTGCAGTGCACATACAGATCTGAGGATCCAATGAATCGTCTCCATCGGCAACATTCTCTTGTTTACAAAAAAGGCGGCTGCTGTTTAATTTAGTTAGGGCAGCGGGACGGTGATGGAATTCACTGGTTGTCAAGTTGCTCCTGCGGTCCTGCCTAAACTTAGTTGCTTTAATTACTGATCTCTCATGATTTTGAATGCATGGTTCAAACATACAATACATAAGCATTTCAGAAATACTAGGCTGgattgtttttattttcttatgCAGATTAAAGGCACTATTCAAAATAAGAAAAAAAATTGATCAAACGGGTCCGCTCTATACACTGACATGGCACGCTGACTGTGCATTGACGCGAGTCTCTTCTAAGACTGTCTCCGGTAGCTATCCTATCTCGTCCCCTATTTCATGACTCAtcccctatttcaaacttcactctgcaaACAGTGTAATCTACAGTGCAAATCCCCTATTTTACACGATCTACTGCGGATAGCCTAACTGTCCAAACTTTGCTCTGTGAGCTTCTTGATAACTTCTAGAAACAGAAGAAAAATACAGTATGATGGTGGCCATAGTAGCTTTACAACAATCATCATGTTCTATATGCATGTATTGTTGACAAGTTTTTAACTACTACGCTATATACAACCAATAATCATTTGTTGGAATATACAAATTCAAATTCAGGAATGGATGTATTAAGTACAAAATTAATGACCACGTAATCCATAACTATGCTTTATGTCGTGTATGATGATGAATTCAGTGCTGTAAACCTAAAACCAATTCTACAAAAAATAGGAAGTCAGCTATCTTTACGACATCCAGACAATTGTCAGGCCTGAACACTAATCATGAAAAATTCTATAGAACGATGGATCCCAATTTAGTATACAAGGGGTTCTGAAGATGATTGCACATGAATCAGGAGGTCAGCCAGCAATTATATAGGCTAAGGCtaataataacttatatacatcGAATATGCTACACCCCACAGGCCACATATGACGGAAACAGATTCTAGCACAAATGAGAATAAACAAACATCCACCAGAATGTTCTACTCCAGTAGCGGTCATTATCCCAGAAGTTAGGCATCAGACGTCGTCTTAGGTACCTGTTCCTTGGAGGTGAGGTTTGGGTCGACGGCGAAGTGTATCTCGTGCATGAGGCGCTCGATCATGGTGATGGTGTAGGGGCGGCGGGTCTCTGGGTTGATGGTCTTCTCCATGACAATAGTTGCGATGTCGCGGAACTGGCTGGAGAGCTGCGCCTCCCTCTCCTTGCCGGAGACCTGGAGTTCCCCTTTCTCCAGAATCTGAGGAAGCAAAGCAGCAGCGAGGCGCGTCTAGTGCTTCTGCGGATTGTGGATTGAATGGGGTTTGGAGAAGAAGATGTACCTCGATGCAGATTTGGGTAAGGTCGTCGGTGCCGAAGGCCTTGGCGAGTTCCTTGGAGTTGGCGAGGATGCCCTTGGAGACGTTGGAGTAGACGGTGTGGGACTGGAGCACCTCGTCGATGTCCTTCTCGACGCGGGAGCGCCACGAGAGCACCTTGTTTGGGAAGCAGGCGATCTCGAAGCGCTGGCCGTGCTTGCGCAGCCGCACCACAGCCACGTTGGTGAGGCGCTTCTGCCCCACCGGCTGCACCAGCGTCCGCGACATATCCAACGGCGGCGACGAACCCTGCCGGTCACGAGCGGAGCGAGGGGGCGGAGGGGCGACCTTAACCCTAGGCAGGCGGCTGGGCTTGGGAGTTGGAAGTTCCTAGCGCGGCGGAGACGAGAGCGTGGAGGAAGAAGGGTTGGGGACGGTTTCGATTAAGGGCTACAGTCTAGACGGTTCGATTCCTCCGTGGACCGTGGCAGCGTGGCTGAGAGGGACATACTCCGCCCGATGCCCTCCGTTGCTGATCCAGCGGCACGAAGCAAACGGCGCAGGAAGGCACAGACGGATCGGCCCATATACGCGACGTGGCCCAGCCCAGGTAGCATTGAGAAGTTAAGGCCCTGTTTAGGAGAGTTTCGTTTAAAAATTTTCATATCTATTTCAACTGTATCTATCAAACATGTAGAGGCGTATAGGTCTACGAGCTCTAGCTTAAAAAAACTGAAATTAGAAGCCAGTTTCATGAAATTTTCAAAGCTTTTTAAAGGGTGTTTTTCAAAAACATTGTTTTAATACCTCCTCATGAAGTTGTATAAAATTACCATAATATCATTGGTTAAATGACCTACAATTTATGTCTATTTCTGCGCTCGTTAATTAAGAAAACTCGTACAAATTAATTGTATTATAAAAGCTAAAGTCTATATGCAAGCTAAACAATTTTAAACCCTTCCTTATCAATTTGTCGAAGTTGTTTCATAAGGCTGAAACTGAAAACCGTGCAATTCTTGAAATGATGCCTTCCAATCAGTACTCCTCTCCTTTTTAGGGGAAAAAAGAAACGGTGGAAATTTTGGTAAATTCTCTGTCCTTtcgcttttgttaattatttgtgAAATGAAGTTATTATTTAATCTATAACTGTTTCAAACAAACAAGCCCTAAATATGAACGGGAGAACGATTCAAAGCGAGGAAGGGAGGAGGAAGCACGGTCAAACTCCGGTCCGGTCACGCAGAAGGCTGCTTAGCAATTTGACGTTTTGAATTATTTGTTGTGGTCAAACCGATGAATGAGTTTTGTACGAAGCCCAGCAGCTGAAGCAGGGCTATGACGTTCCAGTCTTTTTCGCCTCAACTGCCACATGGGCCAGACACACTTGTTGGTCCCACGACTCAGGGGCAGAACTGCTCAATACTCTGAGTCAATGACTTAAGCCAGCGAGTCGAGCTGAGTTGGACAAGAGCCCTCGCCATGTGGGATCCGCGTCGCAGTCTCAGAACCGTACTCTGGGATAGTACTAGCATTCCAAAAATCCAAAGCGAAGGTGAAGCGGCCCGCGTTAGTTCCGAGTCGTCGTCGTCTCCTGCCGCCCTGCCCGTTCCGGCCTTCCGGGCGCCTCCGCCGCCCTCGCCCCCGGCTCGCCGCGACATTTCGTCGACCACCTCCACGGCGCGGCCGTTTTGAGCCGTCGCACGCGCCACGGGGACGCCTCCGGCGCGCGCTCCCCACGCCGGCTCCGCCCCGCTGCCATGGGCTCCAGGTCAGCACCCGATAGACCTCCCTCCCTCTTCCCCTCCCCTCCCATCCCCTCCCCTACCACCACGTGGCCCAGCCCTTCCTTCCCCGCCAGCCTGCTACGCCTCCTGCTCAACCTCTCGCGGGCGCACGTGCCCGTATCGTAGCCATCCCCGTGCGCCCGTTTCCGCGCGTTGCTTCCGATCAGGTAACTTGCTGGTTCCGTTTCAGCTGGGGGATGCTGCACCCTGCAGCCTGCATGCTGTTAGGTATGTAGCTCCTCGCTCGGCTTCGCTTTCTTCGCTCCAGACCCGGACTACTCGTGCCTTGTGCTAACCGTGCTTCCCGCTGTTTGTCTGCAAGGAACAGCAGGCGAGTCAAATTTTTAGTTCCGTGTGTGTGATTGTGATCTCGGATTCACCTCAGACCCTCAGGTGGTGCAAATAGATTCTACCTTCCCACGTAAAAACGACAACCGATTGCAGCTGAGCTGACCAGCGGCCTCCCACAAGTTGCACGTTCTGTTGCTTGCTCTTGCACGTTTTGTTCTGTTTCATGGCATAGTACGGTCCCGTACCTCTTATAGTGCAAATAGAATCTCTTATAGTAGTAACTGAGAACAGAGGAAGCAATGGCTTCGATTTTTGGTACACTTGGAATACTTGTATGCAGTCAAATTGGACTGTGCGTGCAAACACATGGAAGCGCCTTACTACTAGCTAATTGTTTGATAATAACTGCTCTGAACTCAAGGTTACTACTTACTACTACAGTATTTGTCTGCATCTTTACATGTTACTACCACCTGCTTCCACTTGAGGATATTACTAACTGTCTTGGTAATTGATTACCACTAATTGTTGACAACTTGAGACCGATGGCTGCAGTTAGGATTAGGAATGTTTAACCATGCTCCTTTATGAGAGTAACATCAGAGTCAACATCAGAATCTGGTAAATTAATGGATTGAAAGCCAGTGACTAGCAAAATGGGAATCGGTCATGCTCATGCCTCCTTTTAGTTTCAGAGATAAACAGCTTAAACTGCCCATATAGGAAATCAGGTGCACACCTATTCTTTTGTATAAGTTTTAGAATAGTTTGATGATTCAAACTCGAAGCATATAGATATTTTCTGGGCTCAATGTCAGCTGTTTCAGTATTTAGCTTGATCATTATGTTCGAATTTTGGTTTGacttgatccttattttcaaatTTTAGCTAATATGGTTCAGTGTTAACACAATGCTGTGTGATGATGCAGGCTTTCTGCAAACAAATTTGATTACTATTGGTTACAACTTACAACCATTCTCTTCTGTCGTGTAGAGTCCTTCAGTTAGATGTTCCTGCAGATTCTGAGGCCTCTCCTAGGAGAATTGTATCAGGGAGTGTTAGTAGCCCTCTTGTGAATGGTGAAAAGGGTCTCTTTCCGAATCAGAATGCAGGGTTCACTGCACTTGCAAGTCCTGTGAGGAGAGAAATTGGAAACAGGCATGTACGCGAGTAATGCAACTCTTGATTGGTGTGATTTgttcttttttcttttattcaTTCCCATAGGATCTCAATGTTTACTTCACCTTCACCATAGATAATTGTTAAAACTTAGAAACTTGTAATAACTCCATAAACACTGACCTTCTCTATCATTCTTTCTGAATGAAAATGTCTCCACATATGGTTATAACTGGAAAAACTTTCACAAACATGATCTTGTCTATCTAATGAAAGGTCTCTGCAGCTGCAGCAACTGCTCTGCAAGTTAACACAGTCTGCTATATTTCTGGATATAATAATGAAGTATCATGTTCTCTAGATCATTGGCAAGGTCCTTCTGTGTTGATGACAACGACTTGGAAGATGGTAAGTCCTCAAAAGAAAGGGAAAGCTCTGCACAGTTACTCAGGCTCCCAAAGATTCAGAATCAGGCTCTCCTATCTGGTCTGGCTTACTGTGTATCATCATGCAGCATGATTTTAGTCAACAAATTTGTTTTATCTGGCTATGCTTTCAATGCGCCAGTATTTTTGATGTTATACCAGGTATACTACTGGTGCTTACTTTCCATTTCTCATGCAACACAGTTGTGTGCCTGCCTTAAAGCATCTTTTTCATGTTCTGTTACTGCAGAACATTGTATCAGTGACTATAGTTTCTACACTATCCCTGTCCGGTGCTGTTCCAACTGAACCATTGACATGGAATCTAATCAAAGTTTGGTTGCCTGTGAATATCATCTTTGTTGGAATGCTGATCACAAGCATGTTTAGGTATGTAGCATGTTTGCTGTGCTATTTTTAGATCTCTACTACTGATTTATTATTTGTTAATGGAGTATGAAATAGTTTCTTGGTTTTAAGCAGTTATTTTTATGCACTTGAGTTATGAATGTATTTTCAGGGTAATGACTATGAATGTATCTAGTGTTTTCGCACCTTCCAGTCTCGAAATACAGATCACATAAGTAGTAATGGTGGTTTTTAGAATGAGTATTGAAGCCTAGAAAAAGGAAACGTGAAACTTGGCAACGTTCCTCGTTCCGGGAACTTGGGAACAATCTTGTTCCGTAGTATTAAAACCTAGTTTTAGTGGCGTACCACGCCCCCGTTCCTCGATCTCATCGATCCGAAAACCTGATTACTAAGTATTGAAGTTTGATATGTTCTGGGATAAATGCTTAGGCTATTTCTCTTCTAAAAAAATACCAAAGAATTTCATTTGGCTGTCGGTTGGTTGATTTTGAATTTTTAAAATGTGTTACCTGTTGCATGAATCTGCTCAATTCAGGGTCATTTAGTGCCTTGTACAATGATGA from Zea mays cultivar B73 chromosome 6, Zm-B73-REFERENCE-NAM-5.0, whole genome shotgun sequence harbors:
- the LOC100282435 gene encoding shwachman-Bodian-Diamond syndrome protein, whose translation is MSRTLVQPVGQKRLTNVAVVRLRKHGQRFEIACFPNKVLSWRSRVEKDIDEVLQSHTVYSNVSKGILANSKELAKAFGTDDLTQICIEILEKGELQVSGKEREAQLSSQFRDIATIVMEKTINPETRRPYTITMIERLMHEIHFAVDPNLTSKEQALKVIKKLTEHFPIKRAPLRVRFTAPKPNFPGLTEKIGGWNATIISKDELSTQPSIVCEIEPSLLRSCEERLKDVQGRVEVLSVSTHVESGPSVEQHNSVEVPHAAPVKEPDAVAQISETMQKQSISTESQGNAQGKQQRRCKECDVLVEDKLYREHCKSGWHKHNYTRHKNGLPPLSQEECMVEMELADSKKDLKDYDF